The nucleotide sequence CAGTGTGCTTACCAGGATCACGGCCTGACATAAAAAGATCCAGCTCCTTCTCTGGCCTAGCCATGAGCCCAGTAGCGGCAGTTTCATCCGGTCAACCAGAGGTGCCCAGAGAAAGTTAATAGCGTAGACAGCAAAGATAGAGCCGAAATAGCCGATAGCGGCGCGGGTAAGGCCTGCATCTTTCAGCCAGCCGGACATATTAGAGCCGATTAGTACCCATGGAAAACCGCTGGAGCACCCCAGCATAAACACCCAAAGCAGGCGTCTGTCCATATAGCTGCGAATAGTTTCAGCCCACGACATATTTTTAGTCATTGTGCACTCCGGTTGGTAGCCTGACGTGAAAAGAGGCAGCTAAGCTGCCTCAATTGATTTTATTTTATGGTTATTTTATTGATCACAATCGCTGTGACCGGTACGTCATGATAACGTTCCAGAGAGGCAGTTGGCTGTTTAGCCATTTCCTGTACAACTTCAAAACCTTTAGTCACTTTACCAAATACCGCGTATCCCGGATTGGTGTGGGTGAAGTCCAGAAAATCATTGTCTGCATAGTTAATGAAAAACTGACGGGTTGCTGAATCAGCCGCTTTAGTTCTTGCCATCGCAATGGTTGCTGTTTCATTCAGTACGCGGTTGCTCGCTTCATTTTTGATTGGAGCATTGGATTTCAGGCGCTTCATATCTGTATCAAAACCACCGCCCTGAGCCATAAAGCCCGGAATAACCCTGTGGAAGATAGAGCCTTCATAGCTGCCGTCTTTTACGTAAGTCAGGAAGTTTTCAACGGTTATCGGTGCTTTTTCAGAATACAGCTCAACTTCAAATGTGCCCATTGTGGTATCAACCACAACCGTTGGGGCAGAAAAAGCCGTTGCGCTAAACAGACAAAGTAGAGAGATAAAAAATCTACGCATTAGAAACGTTCCTTCATGTAGTTGGTAAGTTCCTGATCATTGGCAATATCTTCCAATACCAGGCTGGTGATATCATTAATAACCATTTCAATCTGAGCGTCAGAGGCACTGAATGCGCCCGACTTGGCTGCGGTGCCGTTGTATGTTTTAACCAGCTTTCCGGCTGGCGTTTCAGCGGTCAGCTTAATGGTGACTTTTGCATCCATTTCATTTGCCATCACACTGTGTCTTACATTCACCAGAAGTTCCTGAACTTCCAGTTCAACCGTATTCTGGCTGTTTACTGAAATATAATAGCCCTGTGAGCGGAACTGCTCCTGCAGCGCGGTTTCCAGAGTGATTCGTACATTCTGCTGCGCGTGGACCGGTTCAATATTGCTGCGTCCGGTATCGATCAGAGCGACATACTGAGCAGAGCGGATATCCCGGCTGGTCAGAGTAAAAGTCTTGTTATCTACAACCCGGTTCTGGCTTGTTGTTGTTTTTGGGTTAAAGCTAATCTGTGTCTGCTGCGGTGACGATGAGCACGCCGCCAGAAAAGCCAGTGAGGCAGCAATGATGATTTTCTTCATAAAATAGTTTCCCTTTTAGCCTAGCCTGTCTTTGGCTCGTATCTATTTAGTAGCCTGTAATATAACAAACTTTTTATTGGAAGCGATGACTTCAACCTGTGATTTTCCAAACAGGCGTCCTAACTTAACATCGTAGCCCAGGTGACGGTTACCTATAACTATTAATTTTCCCCCCGTGCTAAGAACATGCTTAGCATCACAGAACATCTGCCAGGCAATATGATCCGTAATTGTATACTGCTGGTGGAAAGGCGGGTTGCACAGAACCAGAGATGCGCTTTCCTGCTCAAACCCATCCAGACAGTTGTTGGCAATGCACTGGATATCCCGCCCTTCACCAAGGTTATCAATAAGATTCCGCTTTGCGGACTCTATGGCCATAAAGCTTTCATCAACACTGGTGATCCGGACCTGTGGGTTTAGCTGACCGGCTTTTACTGAAAGTACGCCGTTGCCGCAGCCGAGATCTATGATATGCCGCAGCGTGGGATCTACCGGGAGATTTTCAAGCATAAAGCGGGCTCCCAGATCCAGACTTTCACCAGAGTAGACATTTGGCAGGTTTTTCAGCGTGAAGTTTTCACCATCCACTTTCCACTCTGTTACGGCTTCTACCTCTTGTTTAACCCCGCAGTCTGGCTGTGAAAACACTAATCTGTGCTTTTTCCAGGCCAGAGAGGTCGTTGTGGTGCCAAGATATTTCTCAAACAGCTTTAAAGTAGAGGTGTGGATCTCTTTTACTTTGTTAACTGCGATAACCGGGCAACCTTCCGGTAGCTGAGTTCTTAGCTGGTGGAGTTGCCAGGTAAGAAAGCGGTTGTTCTTCGGGATCTGCAGCAGAACCAGATCGATATCTTCAGGTAACTTATCCATCGCGGTAAGAAACTCAATATGACGGCACTGATTACGTTGCAGGTTCTTTAGCGTTGCTTTGTGAGAGATATAGGAATCACTCATCATGGTGACGTTATGCTTTTCAGAGAACCAGCAGGAGAGGGCGCCGAAATTATCATTTAGGATAAGAATGTTTTTGTTTTCGCCCAGTCCTGACTCTTCAAGGTGCTTGATCAGATATTCGTCGCCGGCATCCCATGCCTGGAAAGTTTCATTAGCCCGTTTTGGAAAGCGCAGCAGGTTTAGTGTCCGCTCTTGCAGTGTGAGTTGAGTTTTAACGTCACTCATTATGAATTCTTCTTGATACTGGATATTTTGGCGTATTGTCTCAGATGTGGCAGGAACAGGAAACCAATATATCAGACCTGGAAACAGGGGGTGTTGATGTCACAAAAATCGCAGGAAGAATTACTCACATTGGGGTATTACAGTCTATGTTGGGTTTCAGTACCATATCCCCTTTGTATTGCCTACGGATGTAACAGGAAAGAATATGCTTCAAGAAGTGATAGAAACGAAGTTACACCAGGCCCTGAACCCCAGTTACCTTCAGGTTATAAACGAAAGTTATCTGCATAATGTTCCCCCGGGCTCTGAAAGCCACTTTAAAGTCGTTGTTGTCAGTGACTCTTTTGAAGGGTTGAGACCAATTGCGCGTCACAGAAAAGTCAACGAAGCTCTGGCAGAGGAACTAAAAGAACATATTCATGCGCTTTCAATACACACTTATACCATCTTTGAGTGGAAAGAGGAGCGGGGTGAAGTCGCTCCGGATTCTGTGAAGTGCAAAGGTGGTGATAAATAAATACCCGGCTGTGGTGCTATTGTTGACCGGCTTCAGAAAGGGCGATTTGTTAAATTTTTCGCATTTCTGAATTAGGAAAATGTAAAGGTTAATAGCTACAGTTTATGGGTGTATCTAGTGCTTTTAAGCGCCTGATTTGAACAATTGTGCGACAGTTCAAAGTTATTACTATTTATTACAGAAGTTGATGCTATATTAAGAAAAATAAAGCATTAATGGCTAAGTTGAGCATGGCAAGCGGCTCTGTAAAAATGCTAAACTGTCAGCTCTGGAAAGCCTCCAGCTAACATAAGTGAAGGCTAATATTTAATAGGATGTTGCGATTTTGGCTCACCGAAAGCCAAGACCGGACACACATTGTCGTGTCTAAAAACTACGCAATCATAAGAATCTTTTTCCCGATAAAATAGTGCAAGTGCGTATGATTACAATAAAGAAGGGCTTAGATCTTCCGATCTCGGGAGCTCCTGCCCAGGTGATTAATGACGGTAAAACCGTCAAAAAAGTCGCCTTGCTTGGCGAAGAGTACGTTGGCATGCGACCTACCATGCATGTTCGCGTTGATGATGAAGTGAAAAAAGGTCAGGTTCTTTTTGCTGATAAGAAGAATCCTGGTGTGGTATTCACTTCTCCTGCAAGTGGTAAAGTTATCGAAATTAATCGTGGCGCAAAACGTGTCCTTCAGTCTGTTGTGATTGAAGTGGCAGGTGATGAGCAGATCACTTTCGATAGCTTCGATGCTAAAGCCATCGCTGAACTTGACCGTGAAACGGTTAAGAAGCAGCTGATTGACTCTGGTGTCTGGACTGCTTTGCGTACTCGTCCGTTTAGCAAGGTTCCGGCTGTTGACTCATCAACTCAGGCGATTTTTGTTACTGCAATGGATACCAATCCATTGGCGGCTGATCCTGAAGTTATTATCAATGAGCAGCAGGAAGCTTTTGTAGCGGGTCTTGATCTGCTATCCACTCTGACTGACGGTAAGGTTTACGTTTGTAAAGGTGAGCACAGCTTACCAAAGAGCGAAAAGCCTAATGTTGAAGAGCATATGTTCGACGGACCGCACCCAGCGGGCCTTGTTGGTACTCATATGCATCACCTGTACCCGGTAAGCATGGAACATGTTGCCTGGGGCATCAACTATCAGGACGTTATCGCGTTCGGTAAGTTGTTCCTGACAGGTGAAATCTACACAGACCGTGTTATTTCTCTTGCGGGTCCTGTCGTTACCACCCCTCGTCTGGTACGTACTCAGCTTGGTGCATGCACCGATGATATCCTTGATGGTGAGCTGATGCCGGGCGAAGTTCGTGCTATCTCAGGAAGCGTTCTTTCCGGTACCAAAGCTTCTGGTCCTCACGCTTACCTTGGCCGTTATCACCAGCAGGTTTCCGTATTGCGCGAAGGTCGCGATAAAGAACTGTTTGGCTGGGCGATGCCGGGTAAAAACAAATTCTCTGTAACTAAGTCTTTCCTTTCTCATCTGTTCAAAGGCCAGCTGTTTAATATGACAACGGCTCTGAACGGTGGTGAGCGTGCCATGGTTCCAATCGGCAACTTTGAAAAAGTACTGCCTCTTGATATGGAAGCGACGCCACTGCTACGTGACCTGTGTGCACGCGATGTGGATAGTGCTCAGCGTCTTGGCTGTCTTGAGCTGGACGAAGAAGATTTAGCATTGTGTACCTATGTATGCCCGGGCAAGTCTGAATACGGAGTAATGCTTCGTGAATGCCTGGAAATCATTGAGAAGGAAGGGTAATCCATGCTTAAAAAGTTATTTGAGGACTTAGAGCCGCATTTTGAATCCGGCGGTAAGTGGGAGAAGTGGTATCCGCTTTTCGAAGCGACTGCGACCCTTTTCTACACTCCGGGTACAGTAACGCCGCGCAGCTCTCACGTTCGTGACAGTGTCGACCTGAAACGTATCATGATCATGGTATGGTTTGCGGTATTCCCGGCTATGTTCTGGGGTATGTACAACTCAGGTCATCAGGCAATTATTGCTCTGAACCATATGTATGAAGGTGCTCAGCTTGCTGAAGTGATTGCAGGCAACTGGCACTACTGGCTGACAGAGGCGATCTGTGGAAGCTTAACCACAGAAGGTGCCGGCTGGCTCACCATGATGTTCCTGGGCGCAACTTACTTCCTGCCAATCTATGCCGTAGTGTTTGCAGTGGGTGGTTTCTGGGAGGTCCTGTTCTGTATCGTTCGCAAGCACGAAGTTAACGAAGGTTTCTTTGTTACTTCTATCCTGTTTGCTCTGATTGTTCCGCCAACGCTGCCACTTTGGCAGGCTGCACTGGGTATCACTTTCGGTGTGGTAGTCGCTAAAGAGATCTTTGGTGGTACTGGCCGTAACTTCCTTAACCCGGCACTGGCTGGTCGTGCATTCCTGTTCTTCGCATACCCTGCGCAGATTTCAGGTGATGTGGTATGGATTGCTGCTGACGGCTTCTCTGGTGCAACGGCGCTTAGCCAGTGGGCACAGGGCGGTATGGGCGCAATCATGCACAACGTGACTGGCGAAACTATCACCTGGATGGATGCTTTCCTTGGTAATATCCCAGGTTCAATCGGTGAAGTTTCAACGCTTGCTCTTATGATTGGTGCGGCAATGATCGTCTACATGGGCATTGCATCATGGCGTATTATCGCTGGTGTCATGATCGGTATGATCGCAACATCCTTCCTGTTCAACATTATCGGCTCTGACACTAACCCAATGTTTGCTATGCCTTGGCACTGGCACCTGGTTCTGGGTGGTTTTGCATTCGGCATGTTCTTTATGGCGACAGACCCGGTATCAGCTTCATTTACTGAGAAAGGTAAGTGGGCATACGGTGCGTTAATCGGTGTTATGTGTGTACTTGTTCGAGTAGTTAACCCGGCTTACCCAGAGGGTATGATGCTGGCGATTCTGTTCGCTAACCTGTTTGCACCACTGTTCGATTACTACGTAGTTGAGAAAAACGTTAAGCGGAGGCAAGCGCGCTATGGCAAGTAATAACGATAGCATTAAGAAAACGCTGACTGTCGTTATCGCGGTAAGTTTAGTGTGCTCGATTGTAGTATCTGCTGCAGCGGTATTCTTACGTGATAAACAACAGGCAAATGCGGTTCTGGATAAGCAGAAAAACATCGTTGCGGTTGCGGGTCTTGAAGGCAAAGAAGGCACGGTTCCTGAGCTGTTTGCCCAGTACATTGAGCCTCGTATTGTTGATTTTGCAACGGGTGAGTTCATTGAAGGCGATGCGGCTGCTTACAACCAGCGCAACGCGGCTAAAGATCCTAAGCAGTCAGTGAAACTGAGCGGTGATCAGGATCTGGCTAAGATTCTTCGTCGTGCAAACCAGGGTCTGGTTTATCTGGTTAAAGAAGGCAATGACGTTTCTAAGGTTATCCTTCCTGTTCACGGTAACGGTCTGTGGTCAATGATGTACGCTTTTGTTGCGGTTGAGACTGACGGCAACACAGTGGCGGGTATCACTTACTACGAGCAGGGTGAAACTCCCGGACTTGGTGGTGAGATTGAAAACCCACGCTGGCGTGCACAGTTTGTTGGCAAGAAACTGTTTGATGAAAACAACAAGCCGGCAATCAGAATCGTTAAGGGCGGTGCTCAGCCTGGAGATATCCATGGTGTAGACGGCCTGTCTGGTGCAACTCTGACCGCAAATGGCGTTCAGGGTACATTCGACTTCTGGTTAGGCGAAATGGGCTTTGGTCCGTTCCTGGCTAAAGTGCGTGATGGAGGACTGAAATAATGTCTGTAGATGTTAAAGAGATGAAAAGTCATCTGGTTACTCCAATCATGGACAACAACCCGATTGCCCTTCAGGTATTGGGTGTATGTTCTGCACTGGCGGTAACCACTAAGCTGGAAACAGCGTTTGTAATGACGCTGGCGGTTATCTTTGTAACGGCATTTTCCAACTTCTTCGTATCCCTGATCCGTAACCATATTCCTAACAGTGTGCGTATCATCATTCAGATGGCCATTATCGCATCACTGGTAATCGTGGTTGACCAGGTGCTTAAAGCGTATCTTTACGATATCTCTAAGCAGCTGTCGGTATTCGTTGGTCTGATTATCACCAACTGTATCGTAATGGGTCGTGCAGAAGCTTACGCAATGAAGTCTGAACCACTACCGTCTCTTATCGATGGTATCGGTAACGGTCTGGGTTACGGCTTTGTTCTGATTACTGTTGGTTTCTTCCGTGAGCTGTTTGGTTCTGGCAAGCTGTTTGGTATGGAGGTTTTCCCTCTTGTATCAGAAGGCGGCTGGTATCAGCCAAACGGTATGATGCTTCTGGCACCATCAGCGTTCTTCCTGATTGGTTTTATGATTTGGGTTATCCGTATCATCAAGCCAGAGCAGATCGAAGCGAAGGAGTAATCTGAATGGAACATTATATTAGCTTGCTTGTTCGTTCGATTTTTATCGAGAACTTAGCACTATCATTCTTCTTAGGTATGTGTACATTCCTTGCGGTATCTAAGAAAGTTAAAACCTCTTTTGGTCTGGGTGTCGCGGTAATCGTAGTACTGACAATTGCAGTACCTGTGAACAACGTGCTTTACAACCTGATCCTGAAAGATAGTGCATTGGTTGAAGGTGTGGACTTAAGCTTCCTTAACTTCATTACCTTTATCGGTGTTATTGCCGCATTGGTACAGATTCTGGAAATGGTCCTGGACCGCTTCTTCCCGCCTCTGTACAACGCACTGGGTATCTTCCTGCCGCTAATCACAGTTAACTGTGCGATTTTCGGTGGCGTATCCTTTATGGTTCAGCGTGACTACAACTTCGCAGAATCTGTAGTATACGGTCTGGGTTCAGGTATTGGCTGGATGCTGGCGATTGTTGCTCTTGCGGGTATCCGTGAGAAGATGAAGTACTCTGATGTACCTCCTGGCCTTCGTGGTCTGGGCATCACCTTCATTACGACAGGTCTTATGGCGTTAGGCTTTATGTCTTTCTCTGGTGTTCAACTGTAAGTCGGGTAAACGACACAATAAATAAGGAATAGTTAATGGAAAGCATTATCCTTGGTGTAGTGATGTTTACCGTGATTGTACTGGCACTGGTTTTAATCATTCTTATGGCTAAATCCAAGCTGGTACCATCGGGTGACGTTACAATTACCGTAAATGGCGATCCAGAGAAAAGCTTTGTGACTTCTCCTGGTGATAAGCTGCTTGGTGCGATGGCTGGTAACGGTATCTTCGTATCATCTGCTTGTGGTGGCGGTGGCTCATGTGGTCAGTGCCGTGTGAAGGTGAAATCTGGTGGCGGTGATATCCTGCCGACAGAGCTTGACCACATCACTAAAGGTGAAGCGCGTGAAGGTGAGCGTCTGGCGTGTCAGGTTGCTGTGAAATCTGACATGGATATCGAGCTGCCTGAAGAGATCTTCGGTGTTAAGAAGTGGGAATGTGAAGTTCTTTCTAACGACAACGAAGCAACCTTCATCAAAGAGCTGGTGCTTAAGATCCCTGAGGGTGAAGAAGTACCGTTCCGTGCGGGTGGTTATATCCAGATTGAAGCTGAGCCTCATCACATCAAATACTCTGACTTTGATGTGCCTGATGAGTACCGCGAAGACTGGGATAAGTTTGATCTGTTCCGTTATGAGTCTATCGTGAAAGAGCACTCAATCCGTGCTTACTCAATGGCTTCATACCCGGATGAGAAGGGTCTTATCAAGCTGAACGTTCGTATTGCCACTCCGCCGCCAAATGCGCCGGATGCGCCTCCGGGCGTGATGTCTTCTTACATCTGGTCACTTAAGGCTGGTGATAAGTGTACGATTTCTGGTCCGTTTGGTGAGTTCTTCGCTAAAGAGACGGATAACGAGATGGTATTTATCGGTGGTGGTGCAGGTATGGCGCCTATGCGTTCGCATATCTTTGACCAGCTGCTGCGTCTTAAGTCTAAGCGTAAGATGTCTTACTGGTACGGTGCACGTTCTAAGCGTGAAATGTTCTACATTGAAGATTTCGATAAGCTGCAGGCTGAGAACGATAACTTCGTTTGGCACTGTGCGCTGTCTGATCCTCTTCCAGAGGACAACTGGGACGGCTACACCGGCTTTATCCACAATGTAATTTATGAGAACTATCTGAAGGATCATGAAGCGCCTGAAGATTGTGAATACTACATGTGTGGTCCTCCAATGATGAACGCAGCCGTTATCGGTATGCTGAAGGATCTTGGTGTTGAGGATGAGAACATCCTGCTTGATGACTTCGGTGGTTAATTAGTTTTTACGACTGATGCGAAATTTAATGGCTGACCTCTTTGGGTCAGCCATTTGTTTTTTATATACTATCTGCGCATTGGAAATAGATATGGGTATGGTTGCGCAAAACGCTCGGGCCATCCATGGGCGCTCAAACTTCGCCGTCCCTGGCGAAGTATGTTTGCTCCACCATACCCACATCTATTTCCATTCAACCTTTGGGCGAACAAAATCAGGAGCATGGCAGTGAAGCCAATTTCTACCTATTTCATGCAATTCAAAACAGTAGTTGCAATTTTATGTTCAATTCTGGTGCTTAGCGCATGCAGCGAAAGCCGCCAGCAGATCCACCTTTCAGGCCCGACGATGGGCACGACTTATAACATCAAGTATTTTGCCGGGGATAAAACGCCTGCATCGGAAGCCTTGCAGAAGGTGATTGATGAAAAACTTGAGCTGGTGAATGACCAGATGTCAACTTACCGCAAAAGTTCTGAGCTAAGCCGCTTTAATCAATACAAGGGTTCGGAGCCGTTTGAGGTTTCAAAGGAGACGGCCTATGTGACTCAGGAAGCGGTTAGGCTGAATAAGCTAACCCTTGGTGCTCTGGATGTGACCGTTGGTCCTCTGGTTAACCTGTGGGGCTTTGGACCGGAAGCGCGTCCTGAAGTTGTGCCAACGGATGAAGAGCTGGCGGCACGCCGTGCAATTGTGGGGATTGAGCACCTGACGGTAACGGAAAACTCTTTGGCAAAATCTATTCCGGATCTTTATGTAGACTTGTCTACGATTGCTAAGGGCTGGGGTGTGGATGTGATTGCTGACTATCTGGAGTCACAGGGCATTATTGATTATATGGTCGAGATCGGCGGCGAGATTCGCCTGAAGGGCGTAAACAGCGAAAAGGTAAAATGGCGTATTGCGATTGAAAAGCCTGATGTTAATGAGCGCGCTATTCAGGAAATCATTGAGCCTGGTGATATGGCTATTGCGACCTCGGGTGATTACCGCAACTACTTTGAGCGTGATGGTATCCGTTACTCCCATATCATTGAGCCAAAAACCGGTAAGCCTATCAGCCATAAAGTTGTTTCTGTTACGGCGCTTCATCCATCCTGTATGACGGCTGACGGTCTTGCAACCGGCCTGATGGTGCTTGGTGAAGAAACGGGAATAAAAGTCGCTAACGAAAATAACATTCCAGTCTTTATGGTAGTTAAAACTAAAGAAGGCTTTAAGGAAGTGTATTCTGATGCGTTTTCTAAGTTTCTGAACAAATAAGTTATATCTGCTGAGATTGGTATTACACATTGGCAGCCATATTTGGCTGCCTCTCATCTTGTTGCTTTCCCTTAATTGAAAAACAATTCCTCTTCCGTCTTACGCTACGAACTTCCGCTTTGCACTCTAATATTGGCTCATTATTGGTTTTGCGGCTCATTTTAATTGTGTTGTATATTTTTAGTGAATAAGTTTGCTTTAGTGCAAAAGCATAACCAATAGATCAAAATAGCAACAGAATGCGTGCCCCTATCACACTATTTGCCTATTCTGTTTACTGATTGGACCACTTTTGGTATCCATTAATCTAATCCACCTGTTTCTTTTCTGGCTTAGATTATTAGCTGGAATGCATTATTAAAATAAGGGTGAAAACAATCGGTGTCCTTTGGGTTGGGGAAATTATGCGGCTTGGCTTAAATCTGAAAATCAGTCATAGAATTGTACTTATGGCTTTGTCGGCAATTGTAGGATTTGTTCTATTTTTTGCTTATCAACAATACCTTGTTAACCAGACAGAAAAAAATGTTCTGTTGCTACAGGATGAATATACACCGGTTCTGGAGCTGTTAAATTCAGCCAGGGAAGGGGTTACCGATATTGAGCGTAATCTTGAAGGTGCCGTTACTACCGCAGAAGAAGAGTTCATTGATGAAGCGAAGTCAGAGGTAGAGCGGGTAGAGGCAGTTTTGCGTGAAATTGAGTCTAAAGGTACTAAGTTAGGCTTATCTCAACAGTTAATTCCCCTGTTTAAGAGTTATACCGACAACAAGTTTTTCGTGGCAACGTCGCTTTTGCAGGATGATTATGATTTTGAAGTGCTCGGAGAGCGCTCTCAGCAAGCAAACAGTACCCTTTATTCTCTGGAAGAAGAAATTGATAAGTGCGTGGAAGTTGTCCATCAGGGCTCGGCGGACATTGTTACTCACCTGCTAAAGACTAATGAAGACAGCCGGGTTATCGGATTGACCATGGGAGCGATTTTAGTGGCTCTGATGATGATATCCGGATACTTGCTCAAGTTAAGTATTCTTAAGTCGGTGAAGCGTGTTACCCGCTCTATGAGGGATATTGTTGAAGGTGAGGGCGATCTGACCAGACGTGTTAGCTATGAGGGCCGTGATGAACTTGCAGAGCTGGTGCATTGGTTTAATGAGTTTATCGCTAAAATGCATACCAGTATTTCTTCAACTCAGGAAACGATTGCCACCCTTGAGTGTGTTTCTGTAAAACTTGCCGAAACCAGCCAGAGCAGTACCAGTCTGATCCAGTCTCAGGAATCAGCGATGAAATCCGTATCCGGTTCGATACAGGATCTTACCAGCAGTGTTGAAGCCGTTGCAGATAATGCCGCCACCGCTTCCTCACAAGCCTCCCATGCCAACGATGCGGCTCAGTTAAGTACTGATGTCGTATACAACACCGTGGGTTCAATCGAAGAGCTGGCTCAGCATGTCAATGATTCAGCCAATATGGTGAATGAATTTGAAGCACTTGCCAATGATGCCGGAGAGATTCTGGGAACCATCAGCAGCATAGCTGATCAGACAAACCTTCTTGCTTTGAATGCTGCTATAGAAGCCGCCCGGGCCGGTGAGCAAGGGCGTGGATTTGCAGTTGTGGCCGATGAAGTGAGGGCGTTAGCTTCAAGAACACAGGCTTCTACCTCCGAGATACAAAGAGTGCTTGAGGAAATTCAGAAGGGCGCAACGGCTGTTGTTAAAGCGATGAACTCAGGTCAGGGCGCAGCTTCAGTGACTGTCGATGAGTCAGGTAAGGCCGGACAGTCTCTACGGGAGATTACCGAGAAGGTGGAAAGCATCCTTGCTCTGAACAGGCAGATAGCGGAAGCGACCGATGAACAGAGAAGTACTTACCATACGATGTCTGCATATATTCAGAATGTGGATGAAGTATCTGTGTCCGTCAGAGATGGGGCGATGGAGATCTATCAGGTAAGTGAAGAGATTCAGAAGGTAACTAAGAATCTGACCGGGGTTCTTGGGCAGTACAAAGTATAGGAGCAGGAGTTAAGAGCTTAGAGAATAGCTCTCCGGTTAATTAGCAGTGTTGGAAGGTTGAAAGCGGTGCTTCAGGTAGCGCGTAAAATAATAATTAGAGGTAAGAATGATAATAAAAAACTATGTTGCCCCGGCGTTGATGTTGGCTTCAGGGCTGGCAGTGGCTGGTGATTCTGTTGATGAGCGTATCGCCAATCTGGAAAATGAGATTCAGATGCTGAAGAGTCAGTCTTCAGAAAGCATTCTGGATCGGGTAAGTGTGAACGGTTTTTTCAGTGCGGGAATGACCCGATCTGATAATGATGTTGGTTATGCAGGTACTGAAAGCAGCTATGAATTTGAATCTCTGAGCCTGCTGGGTCTTCAGGCTGAGTTTGCTGCGGGAGAGGAAACCAGCGTTATCACTCAGTTGATCGCTCGTGGAAGCGATGATTTTGACCCTGAGTTTGAATGGGCCTATATCAGGCATACCTTTGACAACTATGTTACGGCCAGAGCAGGTAAACTGCGCGTGCCTTTGTACATGTATTCAGACTATTTAGATGTCGGCTATTCCCAACCCTGGGTAAGGCCACCAGAAGAGGTTTACGGTACGGTGCCGTTTAATGCTTATCTGGGTGTGGATCTTGCCTATGATGTTGAGTTTGACGATTCAACTCTCTCTTTGCAGGCGTTTGGAGGGCGAGCAGAAGAGTCGGGGATCGAGTTTGACTCTGTATATGGTGCCAGTGCCAGCTGGAGTTATGAAGAGTGGCTGCTTCGTGGTGTTTACGGTTATACAGAGATTACGGTTTCAGACAGCAGCAATCCGGTGGGTTCAGTTATCGAAGATGGTTCGAAATCGAATTTCTATGGCCTGGGGCTTAGCTATGATGATGGAGAGCTGCTGTTTGTCAGTGAGCTGACAAGGGTGAAAGTAGACGGGCAATACTCTGATACCGACTCTGGTTATGCAACCTTAGGTTATCGTTTTGGTCAGTGGATGCCATATATAAGCTACGCCAGGATGGAAACGACAGATAATGAGGAACGGGTAGGAGAGACAGTTTCCGTAAATGGAATAACAATACCGACTTCATTGCTGGCTGATGCTGAGCACGACGCGTACTCTGTCGGTGTCCGTTATGAGCTGAGTTCCAGTATTGCGATAAAGGCGGATGCCACACTGA is from Vibrio sp. JC009 and encodes:
- a CDS encoding methyl-accepting chemotaxis protein encodes the protein MRLGLNLKISHRIVLMALSAIVGFVLFFAYQQYLVNQTEKNVLLLQDEYTPVLELLNSAREGVTDIERNLEGAVTTAEEEFIDEAKSEVERVEAVLREIESKGTKLGLSQQLIPLFKSYTDNKFFVATSLLQDDYDFEVLGERSQQANSTLYSLEEEIDKCVEVVHQGSADIVTHLLKTNEDSRVIGLTMGAILVALMMISGYLLKLSILKSVKRVTRSMRDIVEGEGDLTRRVSYEGRDELAELVHWFNEFIAKMHTSISSTQETIATLECVSVKLAETSQSSTSLIQSQESAMKSVSGSIQDLTSSVEAVADNAATASSQASHANDAAQLSTDVVYNTVGSIEELAQHVNDSANMVNEFEALANDAGEILGTISSIADQTNLLALNAAIEAARAGEQGRGFAVVADEVRALASRTQASTSEIQRVLEEIQKGATAVVKAMNSGQGAASVTVDESGKAGQSLREITEKVESILALNRQIAEATDEQRSTYHTMSAYIQNVDEVSVSVRDGAMEIYQVSEEIQKVTKNLTGVLGQYKV